GgatattgaaattcatcatcTCGAGATACTTATTTGATTTTATCATGCTCTTGCAACTCCTGAAAAGCTACTTATATTTCATATGAAGTTGATATGTAGCATTTTTTCTCTTGTCATCTGGTAATGACATCATACAAGAAAGGTTTGTCAAATCCGGTAATCTTTGCAGGCATCATCCGGAAAACGCGAACTGTTATGGAATGTCTGCACCGCTTTTGTAGGGAATGCATTGACAAATCGATGCGACTGGGGtatgaaacaaagaaaaagcttCCCTTATTATGTCTTATGCAGCTCACAAATGCGGTAAGATGTTGTTCTGCTTGATACTTATTTGCAGGAACAATGAATGTCCTGCTTGCCGCACTCACTGTGCCAGCCGACGCTCACTGAGAGATGATCCCAACTTTGATGCTTTAATAGCAGCTTTATATCCGGATATCGACAAATACGAGGAAGAGGTATTAAATTGACAGGGCTATGAATTTTGTTGATCAGATGATAGTTCTAGGTTGtgctttctcattttcttgactggctttttgcaattttgtttCAGGAGTTGGCTTTTCATGAAGAGGAGAGAAATCGCAACAAGCAGGTCGTTGAACTTGTCATGCAGATTTGTCAGCCTGACTTATCAATTTTTGGCCCTAGTCTGCCTGTCTTGCTGGCTGTACCATTTCCCTCATATTTCAATATGAACATAAAACACCAGAGGAAATTGTCACAGTGCATGCATATTGGATTCGAAATATATACCGCTGtaattttttcttgcttttcatgTTTATGGGTAGTTATTGGTGGAATCTCTGATCCTCAATACTAGCCGCGATGAAAATTTTGTCGGTTCATGTATAGCGGCTACACTCCTAATTTTCTGAACTGACAGATTCAAGCATCCATTGCTCAAATTCTTCAACGGCAGTCTGAAGCACTTGTCAAAAGACGCTCGCTGGGTAAAGACGCAGGTATTGGAATGGGAAGACCACAGAGGAACCTAAGGCCTTCTACTAGGAGAAGACGGAATTCTCGAGGAACTGATCATCAAGGTTCTGAAGACAATGAAGATGAACATGATAGTAATGGCGGCAAAGATTCATCTTCCGCTGATGAACGTGGTACTGAAGTTAGGCAGAGACGTCGGAGAAAAAGGACAGGACCGCGTTCATCATTACCGTCTTCATCAGCTGATGTTGAATGCCTGGATAATGATTTGGAAGCAACCAGAGATACCAGAGGAATTTCTCCTGGGCCTGGATGGAACCCAGAAGTGCTTGCTTGGGGTAGGGGTGGTACAAGAAGTCACACAAGACATGGTGGCATAAATGGTAACAACAAGCACTCTAAGAACATGCGGTTATCCAAGCTGGTTGAGTACCTCAAGAGTTTAGGGGAAAATAATGAGGTAATCTATATGCAATCAAACTTTGTCAAAAGTCAATGATAAATACACAGCACAGAGGATTGTTGCCCATGTGATATGTAGTTTTTCTATCTGAAGTACACTCACAGAGTACATAAAAGAGAAACCATCCTAGGTCTTTAGATTCACAACTGGTGAAGTAGTCAAGTATGGTGAACATCTTTTCCCTTTCTATGTGTCATTACGGTCCTCCTCACTTTGGATTCTTTTTTGTACAGTTAGAGGTATATTTCATGCTTGTTTCTTTGGATAAAGAAGGTACTCCAACTCTGAAGCAGCCGTACCTCTGCAGCAGGCGGAGTCTGTCAATTAAACATCTATGTGATGTAAGATTTTCTCCTGGAATTGCAAATGCgattcaattattattttttcacacTTCCTGCAGTAGTGTATTATTTTGGGTATTCTTTCATCaagattgttgtaattatgtcTATGGCATCTGGAGATAGGTGTTTGTTTGACTTCTTAATTACGCAATGTTCAGATGGTGACTTAAAGTAAAAATTCAGCAAGCAATTACAGGCACCCAATTTGTCTTCAATATCCGCATTTGTGCTTAGTAAAAATGTCACAAGCTTAGTGAAGTTAAATTGTGCAATCATAGATGATATGATGCTTTTAAGCTCtcatttttcgtttattttgaAATTCACCTATTCTCAGAATCATATTTTTGGGCCAGGAGAGCTCTAAAAAGAGTGCATAAATAGTGTTGACTTCAAGAACGCACTCTCAGTGGAATATTTCAATGGATAACTTAAGATTCagtttgtcttctttttctttttcctgggTTGGGCTTGGAGGTGAATGAAAATCTGATATCCTTATGCAATCTATGCATTGTAGAATGTTGTAGTCTATTTTTTTGGGCCACTCGTCTCCTTTCTTTCTGAAAGATGAGTTTTTTACTCTGCAGTATGTTGCTCACAAAACACCTTTGCAAGCTGAAGAAGTTGAAATATTGGTGGTCAAAGGGAACCATAACATCAGCCGTCAAGGACCTAGCCTGAATCTTTTATCCTCAGCAAGTGAACGTGAAAATGTTCTCCCTGTTGTTGATCCACATAAGGCTGAGCTGCAAATTCTGGAAAAGGAAGCAACGCTTGCAGGGATAATTGCAGACAATGGATCCATCAATGACTATCTGGTAAGTTAATGCCACAATGGAGCTTcatgttaattttttattttaaattttctggcACCGTTTATCAGTAACCTCACGCTTCTGCTACTATATTCTCCTAGGATGTTTATGAATGGTCCTTTCAATGAGCAATTATGTCTTGTTGCAGATTCTAGGATACCGGCAGAGACAAAACTCCAATTCCTGACGAGTTCCATGGGCGTCTTTGGCAATATTTAAGTAAACTCTCACATACtcgtatatatacatatataggTAGAGAGGTGGACAGGTTTGCCAGTTGAACTCAGAGTACATGTTAGTTGATAAAGCACACCATGTAGTTCCCAAAAAGGCACTCATTATTGGTTACTTTTAtgttttccttcccttgctgATTTGACTGCAAATTGTTATTACCAGATGATATTAGAAGGTTGCCGTCCAGTGGACGCGGAGTATTTACATATTTGATGTCTATGGATTGAGTAGTTAAACAGGTATCAATCCACTCAAGAAGTCTTGCTCGAGATTTTTTCAGATTAGACGTCCGATCCTCGCATAATTTAGGACCTTCAGCTGCATAAATTTGGCCTTGCCTTGGAGGCGGAACAGGTGCAAAGGGGCCAGGCGGGCTGGGCGGGGCCTAGGGGGATCTTTCGGCCCTATGGGAAAAGACTGGGCGTGACTTTTCTCAGCCCGGTCTATAGCTTGACCTTAAGTAGAGTGGTCAACCCATCCGGGCCAGGGTCCCGTGCTTTAAGACTTCCACATAAAATCAAATAGCAGACAAGGGGCGTATTTCTTCATCTGGATGGAGTTACGAGGCCCGCCATTACTCTCATTCAGAGCTTTCCAAAGGCCGAAGGCCTTTGAGGCCATTTTCGGCCTCAAAAGTCCGCTCTTTGACGTGCTTGGAAAACAACAccaacccctctctctcttcctccttttctctttcccagATCTCACCCTAACATCGCATTGTTTTCGGGCCGTTTGATGTGTGATCATAGAGGTCTTA
The sequence above is drawn from the Eucalyptus grandis isolate ANBG69807.140 chromosome 11, ASM1654582v1, whole genome shotgun sequence genome and encodes:
- the LOC104424935 gene encoding putative E3 ubiquitin-protein ligase RING1a; its protein translation is MPAQKRSLPESANDEDASPPSGHHNHHHHHHHNHHQHAKQSRRDGDPEQDDRPAGEPQDGAAGGGGGGAGADEEEEDSQGSPSSSSEEKPEFVYVKLSDIRKDVQCPICLGIIRKTRTVMECLHRFCRECIDKSMRLGNNECPACRTHCASRRSLRDDPNFDALIAALYPDIDKYEEEELAFHEEERNRNKQIQASIAQILQRQSEALVKRRSLGKDAGIGMGRPQRNLRPSTRRRRNSRGTDHQGSEDNEDEHDSNGGKDSSSADERGTEVRQRRRRKRTGPRSSLPSSSADVECLDNDLEATRDTRGISPGPGWNPEVLAWGRGGTRSHTRHGGINGNNKHSKNMRLSKLVEYLKSLGENNELEVYFMLVSLDKEGTPTLKQPYLCSRRSLSIKHLCDYVAHKTPLQAEEVEILVVKGNHNISRQGPSLNLLSSASERENVLPVVDPHKAELQILEKEATLAGIIADNGSINDYLILGYRQRQNSNS